In Phaeobacter gallaeciensis DSM 26640, a genomic segment contains:
- a CDS encoding MOSC domain-containing protein: MTLPELSAEIGDIYLGSVQDRWDGKPPSAIQKDLVPGSQAITLTGFSDDAQADLTVHGGEEKAIHHYALDHYAVWQDEGHMAVGTVPAAFGENISTTGLTEENLCIGDILKLGSATVQISQGRQPCWKLGLHTGQEKLPYLFQKTGRTGWYYRVLETGTAEAGDRVTLIERRNPDWSVLRVTRARLTRRVSRNDAETLAGLADLAPGWRQAFARMAEGETSEDTSARLAGQY; this comes from the coding sequence ATGACCCTTCCTGAACTTTCGGCAGAAATCGGCGACATCTACCTGGGCAGCGTTCAGGACCGCTGGGACGGGAAGCCTCCCTCCGCCATTCAAAAAGACCTGGTGCCCGGTTCGCAGGCCATTACGCTGACAGGTTTTTCAGATGATGCGCAGGCGGACTTGACCGTGCATGGCGGCGAAGAAAAAGCTATTCACCACTACGCGCTGGATCACTATGCGGTCTGGCAGGACGAAGGGCACATGGCCGTCGGCACGGTCCCCGCAGCCTTTGGCGAAAACATCTCAACAACCGGATTGACCGAGGAAAACCTCTGCATCGGCGATATCCTGAAGCTGGGCTCAGCAACTGTTCAGATCAGCCAGGGCCGCCAGCCCTGCTGGAAGCTGGGCCTGCACACTGGACAAGAAAAGTTGCCCTACCTGTTTCAGAAAACGGGCCGCACCGGATGGTACTACCGTGTGCTGGAAACCGGCACGGCTGAAGCAGGCGACCGGGTAACGCTGATAGAACGGCGCAACCCGGACTGGAGCGTCCTGCGTGTGACCCGCGCCCGGCTGACGCGCAGGGTTTCCCGGAACGACGCTGAAACTCTGGCAGGCCTGGCTGATCTCGCCCCCGGCTGGCGGCAGGCATTTGCACGCATGGCTGAAGGCGAAACAAGTGAGGACACAAGCGCAAGGCTTGCTGGTCAGTATTGA